A single region of the Tepidisphaeraceae bacterium genome encodes:
- the modB gene encoding molybdate ABC transporter permease subunit produces MNTLWGTLLYSLSIAIPATLLAALLAVPLAYAASRRRFTGRSVVDALILMPLVLPPTVVGYLLIVLFGRRGWIGQWLADATDGYSLLFRAEGGMVAAAVVAAPLLYLPAKAAFGSIEREMFDIARVNGASRWQTFWQVAVPIAWRGLASGLVLGFARALGEFGATVMVMGNLPGRPMTLPVLVYNLWEQGEPHAAVGPVLLLSAIALVLVVLFNRIPKA; encoded by the coding sequence ATGAATACCCTCTGGGGCACGCTGCTGTACTCACTGTCGATCGCCATCCCGGCAACGTTGCTGGCGGCGCTGCTGGCGGTGCCGTTGGCGTACGCCGCCAGCCGTCGGCGGTTCACCGGGCGCAGCGTGGTGGATGCGCTGATCCTCATGCCCCTCGTGCTTCCACCAACTGTCGTGGGTTACCTGCTCATCGTACTGTTCGGCCGGCGTGGGTGGATCGGCCAGTGGCTGGCCGACGCGACGGACGGCTATTCACTGCTGTTCCGCGCGGAAGGGGGCATGGTTGCCGCCGCCGTCGTTGCGGCGCCGTTGCTCTACCTGCCGGCCAAGGCCGCGTTCGGTTCGATCGAGCGGGAGATGTTCGACATCGCGCGCGTCAACGGCGCCTCTCGCTGGCAGACCTTCTGGCAGGTGGCGGTGCCGATTGCATGGCGCGGGCTGGCAAGCGGGCTCGTCCTTGGATTTGCGCGGGCTCTCGGGGAGTTCGGCGCGACGGTGATGGTGATGGGCAACCTGCCCGGCCGACCGATGACGCTGCCGGTGCTCGTTTACAACCTGTGGGAGCAAGGCGAACCCCACGCCGCGGTGGGGCCGGTACTGCTGTTGTCGGCAATCGCGCTGGTGCTCGTGGTGCTCTTCAATCGCATCCCTAAAGCGTGA
- a CDS encoding hemolysin III family protein, protein MPKDGLTKHLETRLEEIVNTITHGIGTLLAIAGLVVLVMLAKATGDTVRVVTLSVFGGCLVLTYLASTLYHALPIGRWKYRALILDHASIYLLIAGTYTPVLLITLYGSWGWTLFAIIWITAAIGVVLKLFFVERFRLLSTMMYLAMGWMLVVAVKPMLAVMPAGGWAWLLAGGLAYSGGVIFFLWERLPFNHAIWHLFVIAGSVCHFLMILWYVLPQAA, encoded by the coding sequence TTGCCAAAGGACGGATTGACCAAGCATCTGGAAACCAGACTTGAGGAGATCGTCAACACCATCACGCATGGCATCGGCACGCTGCTGGCCATCGCGGGGCTGGTGGTGCTGGTGATGCTCGCCAAAGCCACCGGGGACACCGTGCGCGTGGTGACGCTGAGCGTGTTCGGCGGGTGTCTCGTGCTGACGTATCTGGCCAGCACGCTCTACCATGCGCTGCCGATCGGGCGGTGGAAGTATCGGGCGCTCATCTTGGACCACGCGTCGATTTACCTGCTCATCGCGGGCACGTACACGCCGGTGCTGTTGATCACGTTGTATGGCAGCTGGGGCTGGACGCTCTTTGCGATCATCTGGATCACTGCGGCCATCGGTGTGGTGCTGAAGCTGTTCTTCGTCGAACGGTTCCGCCTGCTGTCGACCATGATGTACCTGGCGATGGGCTGGATGCTCGTGGTGGCGGTGAAGCCGATGCTCGCGGTCATGCCGGCCGGTGGTTGGGCGTGGTTGCTGGCGGGGGGCTTGGCCTACAGTGGTGGGGTGATCTTCTTCCTGTGGGAGAGGTTACCGTTCAACCACGCGATCTGGCATCTGTTCGTGATCGCCGGCAGCGTCTGCCATTTTCTGATGATCCTGTGGTACGTGTTGCCACAGGCGGCGTAG
- the mug gene encoding G/U mismatch-specific DNA glycosylase, with product MKSTPYRPTRADLVAANGKSIADLIAPNLKILFCGINPGLYSGATGHHFAKPGNRFWPALYAGGFTERLLLPAEKAELLKMGYGITNVVMRTTATADELSKDELIAGGKALARKVKKYKPRVVAFLGIGAYRSAFDRPKATLGRQEERIGDALIWVLPNPSGLNAHYTPASLAVVFRELREAVVATA from the coding sequence ATGAAATCAACCCCTTACAGGCCCACCCGCGCCGACCTTGTTGCCGCCAACGGCAAGTCCATCGCGGACCTGATCGCGCCGAACCTGAAAATCCTGTTCTGCGGGATCAACCCCGGCCTGTACTCCGGCGCAACGGGGCATCACTTTGCAAAACCGGGCAACCGGTTCTGGCCAGCGCTGTACGCCGGTGGGTTTACCGAACGGTTGCTGTTGCCCGCGGAGAAGGCGGAGTTGCTGAAGATGGGGTACGGCATTACCAACGTCGTCATGCGCACCACCGCGACCGCGGATGAACTGTCGAAGGATGAGCTGATCGCCGGCGGGAAGGCGCTGGCGCGGAAGGTGAAGAAGTACAAGCCGCGCGTCGTGGCGTTCCTGGGCATCGGGGCCTATCGGTCTGCGTTCGATCGTCCGAAGGCGACGCTGGGCCGACAGGAGGAGCGCATCGGCGATGCTCTGATCTGGGTGTTGCCGAACCCCAGCGGGCTGAACGCACACTACACGCCGGCGAGCCTCGCGGTGGTCTTTCGCGAGCTAAGGGAAGCCGTGGTGGCCACGGCGTGA
- a CDS encoding Gfo/Idh/MocA family oxidoreductase, with amino-acid sequence MSDPRLCIVGAGNLSTNRIYPYIGTAGAQLVGVCDFDAEKAQRNARRWGGEVFSDMAKMLTATKPDGVIICVGPEAHAALSRVAMNMGVPVYTEKPPAPTAAEALELARLSKQTGVLCTNAFKKRYNVAYNRAKQWMAGFPPTDLSSISIDNCSAKFKNDGSLRGSFLFDFGVHSMDLITYLGGDIEQVFAFSKGLDAYAIAIRFASGAVGTLTINDFRTYNLPTEEVEITLTDGNFMTIHNSSVYRISEKGKGAEWREPPTFISAGDSGNDTGHLAEIVDFVKAIGEKRTTRSNIYESYKSLMLYEAIVRAVETGQAQRMVYETI; translated from the coding sequence ATGAGCGATCCCCGACTTTGCATCGTTGGCGCCGGCAACCTGTCGACCAACCGCATCTACCCCTACATCGGCACCGCCGGCGCGCAGCTCGTGGGCGTGTGTGACTTCGATGCCGAAAAGGCGCAGCGCAACGCCCGTCGCTGGGGTGGCGAGGTCTTCAGCGACATGGCGAAGATGCTGACGGCCACTAAGCCCGATGGCGTGATCATCTGCGTCGGCCCCGAGGCGCACGCGGCGCTGTCGCGCGTCGCGATGAACATGGGCGTGCCCGTCTACACCGAAAAGCCCCCCGCCCCCACCGCGGCCGAAGCGCTGGAGCTGGCGCGCCTGTCGAAGCAGACCGGCGTGCTCTGCACCAACGCATTCAAGAAACGCTACAACGTCGCCTACAATCGCGCCAAACAGTGGATGGCCGGCTTCCCCCCAACCGATCTGTCGTCGATCTCGATCGACAACTGCTCGGCCAAGTTCAAGAACGACGGCTCGCTGCGCGGGAGCTTCCTGTTCGACTTCGGCGTTCACTCGATGGACCTCATCACCTACCTGGGTGGCGACATCGAGCAGGTCTTCGCGTTCAGCAAGGGCCTTGACGCTTACGCGATCGCGATCCGCTTCGCCAGCGGCGCCGTGGGCACGCTGACGATCAACGACTTCCGCACCTATAACCTGCCCACCGAGGAGGTCGAGATCACGCTGACCGATGGCAACTTCATGACGATCCACAACTCGTCGGTCTACCGCATCTCCGAAAAGGGCAAGGGCGCCGAGTGGCGCGAGCCCCCCACCTTCATCAGCGCCGGCGACAGCGGCAACGACACCGGCCATTTGGCCGAGATCGTCGACTTCGTGAAGGCGATCGGCGAGAAGCGCACGACGCGCTCGAACATCTACGAGAGCTACAAGAGCCTGATGCTGTACGAGGCCATCGTGCGCGCCGTTGAGACGGGGCAGGCGCAACGGATGGTTTACGAGACGATCTAA
- a CDS encoding RNA-binding protein, with product MGKKLYVGNLAYGVDSSELEQIFGAHGTVTSAQIINDRDTGRSKGFGFVEMSNDDEAQAAIAALNGQQHNGRALTVNEARPREERGGGFGGGGGGGRGGFGGGGGGGGRGGFGGGGGGGGGRGGFGGGGGGRSGGGGRDRY from the coding sequence ATGGGTAAGAAGTTGTATGTCGGTAATTTGGCCTATGGCGTTGACAGCTCAGAGCTTGAGCAGATCTTCGGCGCGCACGGGACCGTGACCTCGGCCCAGATCATCAACGACCGTGACACCGGTCGCAGCAAGGGCTTCGGGTTCGTCGAGATGAGCAACGACGATGAAGCCCAGGCCGCGATTGCCGCCCTCAACGGGCAGCAGCACAACGGTCGCGCCCTGACCGTCAACGAAGCCCGTCCCCGTGAAGAGCGTGGTGGTGGCTTCGGTGGTGGCGGCGGCGGTGGCCGTGGCGGCTTCGGTGGTGGTGGCGGCGGTGGTGGCCGCGGCGGATTTGGTGGTGGAGGCGGCGGTGGTGGTGGCCGTGGTGGCTTCGGTGGCGGTGGTGGTGGACGTAGCGGTGGCGGTGGCCGAGATCGCTACTAA
- a CDS encoding zinc ABC transporter substrate-binding protein has translation MKMWSLVFLALLVGCGAASTSDRTEAPKVVATTTMIGDLVRAIGGDAVQLKVMIGPGLDPHTFKPSPVDVADLKRADLVFYNGLHLEGTMVEMLERGGERAVAVTKDMPHERLIGDAGSHDPHVWFDPQLWEHAARTVAASLASNYPDKAADFAARGDAVVESLRKLHADNLATFAPLPKEQRVLVTSHDAYNYFGRAYDVQVFGLQGISTETEAGLANINNAVDFIMKKKVPSIFVESSVSPKTIERVRDDCRAKGWNVTIGGELYSDALGSPGQHAGHAVDTYEGMMRYNVETIVKALTR, from the coding sequence ATGAAAATGTGGTCTCTGGTGTTTCTGGCTTTGCTGGTGGGCTGCGGGGCCGCGTCGACGTCTGACCGAACCGAGGCCCCCAAGGTGGTTGCGACGACCACGATGATCGGCGACCTCGTGCGCGCGATTGGGGGCGACGCCGTGCAACTGAAGGTGATGATCGGCCCTGGCCTTGATCCGCACACGTTCAAGCCTTCGCCGGTCGACGTGGCCGACCTGAAGCGGGCGGACCTCGTCTTCTACAACGGCCTGCACCTCGAAGGCACGATGGTCGAGATGCTCGAGCGTGGTGGTGAGCGGGCGGTCGCGGTGACGAAGGACATGCCGCACGAGCGGTTGATCGGCGACGCCGGCTCGCACGACCCGCACGTCTGGTTCGACCCGCAACTGTGGGAGCACGCCGCCCGCACCGTCGCCGCGTCGTTGGCGAGCAACTATCCCGACAAGGCCGCCGACTTCGCGGCGCGGGGCGATGCGGTGGTCGAATCGCTGCGCAAGCTGCACGCCGACAACCTCGCCACGTTCGCACCGTTGCCAAAAGAGCAGCGGGTACTGGTGACGAGCCACGATGCCTACAACTACTTCGGCCGCGCCTACGATGTGCAGGTCTTCGGCCTGCAGGGCATCAGCACCGAAACCGAGGCGGGCCTGGCGAACATCAACAACGCCGTCGACTTCATCATGAAGAAGAAGGTGCCGTCGATCTTCGTCGAGAGCAGCGTCAGCCCGAAGACGATCGAACGCGTGCGCGACGACTGCCGTGCGAAAGGTTGGAACGTCACGATTGGTGGAGAGCTGTATAGCGACGCCTTGGGCAGCCCGGGGCAACACGCGGGACATGCGGTGGATACGTACGAAGGCATGATGCGGTACAACGTTGAGACGATCGTGAAGGCGCTGACGCGGTGA
- a CDS encoding TIM barrel protein encodes MTNPVYARQDVEAKQVVEDWGSLRWLANGSVGNVQGLTLGRVVIKKGKSNPRHAHPGAEEVLYLLSGQLRHTIGDQSVMLNPGDTVAIPDGVFHNAYSIGDEDADMIVAYSTGRRSFVLEDKASAVHESGGGFTIHDLTISPCCNQNMELEPVLAEYAKIGFKNFEVFTTWAKSAVDINRDPAEYLQLAAKYGMRFTSFHLPAIADDFDASLERAISAMKFAKALGCEVAIYKGNSRDLMIRGAKPFLDATESLGVTPVLQNHVGTPITTLDDYAAVIKGINDSRMKSLLEVGMFHAVGTSWKQGYDLLGDSIALVHIKDMVGAQPVPFGTGEVDLPGLLKHLRAVHYGGRIVIEMDKRPDPENTLRYLTDSINYFRDTCGVSIP; translated from the coding sequence ATGACCAATCCAGTGTATGCCCGGCAGGACGTCGAAGCGAAGCAGGTCGTCGAGGACTGGGGCAGCCTGCGCTGGCTGGCCAACGGGTCGGTCGGCAACGTGCAGGGGCTGACGCTCGGACGGGTCGTCATCAAGAAGGGCAAGTCCAACCCACGGCACGCGCACCCTGGCGCCGAAGAGGTCCTGTACCTGCTCAGCGGACAGCTCCGCCACACGATTGGCGATCAGTCCGTCATGCTGAACCCCGGCGACACCGTCGCGATTCCCGATGGCGTCTTTCACAACGCGTACAGCATTGGTGACGAGGACGCCGACATGATCGTCGCCTACTCCACCGGTCGGCGGTCGTTCGTGCTGGAAGACAAGGCGAGCGCCGTCCACGAGAGCGGTGGTGGCTTCACCATCCACGACCTCACGATCAGTCCCTGCTGCAACCAGAACATGGAGCTGGAACCCGTGCTGGCCGAGTACGCGAAGATCGGCTTCAAAAACTTTGAGGTCTTCACCACCTGGGCCAAGAGCGCGGTCGACATCAACCGCGACCCGGCCGAATACCTGCAGCTGGCAGCAAAGTACGGCATGCGGTTCACGTCGTTCCACCTGCCGGCGATCGCCGACGACTTTGATGCATCGCTCGAGCGCGCGATCAGCGCGATGAAGTTCGCCAAGGCCCTTGGCTGCGAGGTCGCGATCTACAAGGGTAACAGCCGCGACCTGATGATCCGCGGCGCCAAGCCATTCCTGGACGCCACCGAAAGCCTCGGCGTGACGCCCGTGCTGCAGAACCACGTCGGCACGCCGATCACCACGCTCGACGACTACGCCGCCGTCATCAAGGGCATCAACGATTCGCGCATGAAGTCGCTGCTGGAGGTGGGCATGTTCCACGCGGTGGGCACTTCGTGGAAGCAGGGGTACGACCTGCTGGGTGACAGCATCGCGCTCGTACACATCAAGGACATGGTCGGCGCGCAGCCTGTGCCGTTCGGCACCGGTGAGGTCGATTTGCCCGGCCTGCTTAAGCACCTGCGTGCCGTGCACTACGGCGGGCGCATCGTGATCGAGATGGACAAGCGGCCCGACCCGGAAAACACGCTGCGTTACCTGACCGATTCCATCAACTACTTCCGAGACACCTGTGGAGTGAGCATCCCATGA
- the modA gene encoding molybdate ABC transporter substrate-binding protein, whose product MLLLTTLATAASALAQDRLTVSAAISLKPALEAMRGDYERATGDPVSFNFAASGALLAQIKAGAPVDVFISAADRQVDEMLRDGLGDPATRVVVARNQLVLIVPVDGGPAITSLADLATDRVRRLAAGQPKTVPAGDYAAQALAASGLTAAVRDKLVYGNNVRQVLDYVARGEVDAGLVYAMDANDARERVRSIAAVDPSLHEPIVYPAAIVTATPRRAAAERFLAYLTAEPGRRALRDKGFEVPPAPASPTTASTTSPAPTTVPAR is encoded by the coding sequence GTGCTGCTCCTCACAACGCTGGCGACGGCGGCATCGGCGCTGGCGCAGGATCGCCTGACCGTGTCGGCGGCCATCAGCTTGAAGCCGGCGCTGGAGGCAATGCGCGGCGACTACGAGCGCGCGACGGGCGACCCCGTGTCGTTCAACTTCGCGGCGTCGGGGGCGCTACTGGCGCAGATCAAGGCGGGCGCGCCGGTCGACGTCTTCATCTCCGCGGCCGACCGGCAGGTGGACGAGATGCTGCGCGACGGCTTGGGCGATCCGGCGACGCGCGTCGTGGTGGCGCGCAACCAACTCGTGCTGATCGTGCCGGTCGACGGTGGGCCGGCGATTACGTCATTGGCTGATCTGGCGACCGATCGCGTTCGTCGGCTGGCAGCGGGACAACCGAAGACCGTGCCCGCAGGTGACTACGCGGCCCAGGCGTTGGCGGCGAGTGGCTTGACTGCCGCCGTGCGGGACAAGTTGGTCTACGGCAACAACGTGCGGCAAGTGCTCGACTACGTCGCGCGCGGTGAAGTGGACGCGGGTCTGGTCTACGCAATGGACGCCAACGATGCGCGTGAGCGGGTGCGTTCGATCGCGGCGGTTGACCCGTCGCTGCACGAGCCGATCGTATACCCCGCAGCCATCGTCACCGCCACACCTCGGCGTGCAGCGGCCGAGCGGTTCCTGGCTTACCTGACGGCCGAGCCCGGTCGGCGTGCGCTGCGCGATAAGGGCTTCGAGGTGCCCCCTGCGCCCGCCTCGCCGACCACGGCGAGCACCACGTCGCCGGCTCCCACAACGGTGCCCGCGCGATGA
- a CDS encoding DUF488 family protein, with amino-acid sequence MIKIKHFLEPIEDDDGQRIWVEPHGMTKDLREWCAVDHVLPHLGPSPKLWDWFEKHPDAYDYFAEKYHQALDKSAYRGALRDLAQAAAEENFTLLHEGDDPAHNTATAMYEYLTELQFSPPEP; translated from the coding sequence ATGATCAAGATCAAGCATTTCCTTGAACCGATCGAAGACGACGACGGCCAGCGCATCTGGGTTGAGCCGCACGGGATGACGAAAGACCTGCGCGAGTGGTGCGCCGTCGATCACGTCCTGCCGCACCTCGGGCCCTCGCCGAAGCTGTGGGACTGGTTCGAAAAACACCCTGACGCCTACGATTACTTCGCTGAGAAGTATCATCAGGCGTTGGACAAGAGCGCCTATCGCGGTGCCCTGCGCGACCTCGCCCAGGCGGCGGCAGAGGAGAACTTCACCCTGCTGCACGAGGGTGACGATCCCGCCCACAACACCGCGACGGCGATGTACGAGTATCTCACGGAACTCCAGTTCAGCCCGCCCGAACCGTAA
- a CDS encoding aldo/keto reductase, with the protein MSINYRQLGRSGLKVSPLCLGTMNFGPQTSEPDSFAIMDKSLEIGINFFDTADVYGWKKGEGVTESILGRWFAQGEGRRDRVVLATKVFGDMDLPGTPDPNFARGLSARKIIMACERSLKRMQTDWIDLYQMHHVDRQTPFEEIWQAFEVLVKQGKVVYVGSSNFAGWDIATAQWSAKEKNFIGLVAEQSVYNLDNRTVELEVVPACRHYGLGIIPWSPLAGGLLGGALKKQQSGRRSGEGFEKRVESKRTQLEAFEGLCQEIGESPADVALAWLLSNPVVTAPIIGPRTMEQLTGSLRATEIKLSPETMASLDKIFPGPGGEAPKPYAW; encoded by the coding sequence ATGTCCATCAACTATCGTCAACTCGGTCGCAGCGGTCTGAAGGTTAGCCCGCTTTGCCTTGGCACCATGAACTTCGGCCCGCAGACCAGCGAGCCCGACAGCTTCGCGATTATGGATAAGTCGCTCGAGATCGGCATCAACTTCTTCGACACCGCCGACGTGTACGGCTGGAAGAAAGGGGAAGGCGTCACCGAGAGCATCCTCGGCCGATGGTTTGCCCAAGGTGAGGGCCGGCGCGATCGCGTGGTGCTGGCGACGAAGGTGTTCGGCGACATGGACCTGCCCGGCACGCCCGACCCCAACTTCGCGCGCGGCCTGAGTGCCCGCAAGATCATCATGGCGTGCGAGCGCAGCCTGAAGCGCATGCAGACGGACTGGATCGACCTCTACCAGATGCACCACGTCGATCGGCAGACCCCATTCGAGGAAATCTGGCAGGCCTTCGAGGTGCTGGTGAAGCAGGGCAAGGTCGTCTACGTCGGCAGCAGCAACTTCGCCGGCTGGGACATCGCCACTGCCCAGTGGAGCGCGAAGGAGAAGAACTTCATCGGGCTGGTCGCTGAGCAAAGCGTCTACAACCTGGACAACCGCACGGTGGAACTGGAAGTCGTCCCCGCCTGCCGACACTACGGTTTGGGCATCATCCCGTGGAGCCCGCTGGCGGGTGGCTTGCTGGGCGGCGCGCTGAAGAAGCAGCAGAGCGGTCGCCGTAGTGGTGAAGGGTTTGAGAAGCGCGTCGAATCGAAGCGGACGCAGCTGGAAGCGTTCGAAGGGCTGTGTCAGGAAATCGGTGAATCACCAGCCGACGTCGCTTTGGCGTGGTTGCTCAGCAATCCTGTCGTGACCGCTCCGATCATCGGACCTCGAACCATGGAACAATTGACGGGTTCGCTACGGGCGACCGAGATCAAATTGTCGCCAGAGACGATGGCATCGTTGGATAAGATCTTCCCAGGTCCAGGTGGAGAAGCGCCGAAGCCGTACGCGTGGTAA
- a CDS encoding metal-dependent transcriptional regulator, giving the protein MASVTVENYLKHLYVQQQHAVAGALVPMGKLAAAMGVVPGTATTMVKALADSGLVQYEPREGVRLTHPGEQLALHVLRRHRLVELFLVKVLGLDWSHVHAEAEELEHAISDRVLERIDALLGHPQTDPHGDPIPTASGEVASPTLASLADAAVGKPLRIARVIDQDPAFLQFVHRCGLTPGVAVVVERKEAVSDSIVVKPKGTAAVTLGTGAAAKILVKV; this is encoded by the coding sequence ATGGCCAGTGTTACCGTCGAAAATTACCTGAAACACCTCTACGTGCAGCAGCAGCACGCAGTTGCAGGTGCGCTCGTGCCGATGGGTAAGCTGGCGGCCGCGATGGGCGTGGTGCCGGGGACCGCCACCACGATGGTGAAGGCGCTGGCCGATTCCGGGCTGGTGCAGTACGAGCCGCGCGAGGGTGTGCGGCTGACCCATCCAGGCGAGCAGTTGGCGCTGCACGTCCTAAGGCGGCACCGGCTGGTCGAACTCTTCCTCGTAAAGGTGCTCGGGCTCGATTGGAGCCACGTCCACGCCGAGGCGGAAGAGCTGGAACACGCGATCAGCGACCGGGTGCTGGAACGCATCGACGCCCTGCTCGGCCACCCGCAGACCGACCCGCACGGCGACCCGATCCCCACCGCCAGTGGTGAGGTCGCCTCCCCCACCCTCGCCAGCCTCGCCGACGCCGCGGTGGGCAAACCGCTGCGCATCGCGCGGGTCATTGATCAGGATCCCGCGTTTCTGCAGTTCGTCCACCGTTGCGGCCTAACGCCCGGCGTCGCGGTGGTGGTTGAGCGGAAGGAGGCCGTGTCGGATTCGATCGTGGTCAAGCCCAAAGGCACGGCCGCCGTCACGCTCGGCACCGGCGCGGCGGCGAAGATCCTGGTGAAGGTATAG
- a CDS encoding YqgE/AlgH family protein, whose product MSSLTGKLLIASPQLLDPNFARAVILMVSHDENGALGLIVNRPLEVSLQQVVRQAMDDESIEVTGTLHGGGPCEGPLVVVHDDPNRSQIEIAPGVHFTADRDDVEALLRDEDRSARRFFAGYAGWSSEQLEGEIEIGSWLQAPVTPKQVFDPGPRQWQKWVTILTAELKATPEDLPDDPSLN is encoded by the coding sequence ATGTCGTCGCTTACAGGCAAGCTGCTGATCGCCTCACCCCAGTTGCTGGACCCGAACTTCGCGCGGGCGGTGATCCTGATGGTGTCGCACGACGAGAACGGCGCCTTAGGGCTGATCGTCAACCGGCCACTGGAGGTTTCGCTGCAGCAGGTCGTGCGGCAGGCGATGGACGACGAGTCGATCGAGGTCACCGGCACGCTGCACGGCGGTGGGCCGTGCGAGGGACCGTTAGTGGTCGTCCACGACGACCCGAACCGCTCGCAGATCGAGATCGCCCCCGGCGTCCACTTCACCGCAGACCGGGACGATGTGGAGGCCCTGCTGCGCGACGAGGACCGGTCCGCCAGACGCTTCTTCGCCGGCTATGCGGGCTGGAGCTCGGAACAGCTCGAAGGGGAGATTGAGATCGGCTCTTGGCTGCAAGCGCCCGTGACGCCGAAGCAGGTGTTCGACCCGGGGCCGCGCCAGTGGCAGAAGTGGGTGACGATCCTGACGGCCGAACTGAAGGCCACACCGGAAGACCTGCCGGACGATCCGTCGTTGAATTGA